The genome window CACTGGGTTAGCAGTGTTGCACTGGAGTTAAACACAATGTGTGGCAAATAACACCAGCAACAGAAGCAATCATGaatgtcacctcgttagtcagagaCCTCCAGGCACTCATTACTCTGTCTTCTGAAGCTTTAGAATGGGTAGCTGAAGAGGTAACTTGCAAAATCTCTTCGCAGGCAATCAGAGAAGTTAGCTGAGCTTTCCAATAAAATAATAACACTGTCATTCAATGAGCTATAAAGTCTTTAAAGCTCCAATCCAAAAGATGCCTGACCTGTAGTTCTAGAACTACAGGTCAGGAAACTTTATTCCAAATGCTGACATTCAGCTTCAAAATTGACCCAGCATATGATAAGAGTAAACTTGTAGAAGAATCCTTGTCCAATATCTGTTCAGCTCAGCTGTGATTGGATAACAGCAGACAAGTCCCCAAGAGGGAATCTTCAGCTATATGTATAGTGTCCAAAGATAAGTGCTGTAGTAATGGAGTCCAGGACTCGACCTCAAAgcagcagagtgaaagaaaacaaAATATTTTAAACCAGACATTAAAACAAATTAAGAAATTATAAAGCATCACACTGCTGCAGCTGTCTGCCCCAATCTTACGACTGAAGTTCCTGCCTGCCCTGGGGCAGAGCAGTCCTTTCCCTCAGTCTTCTGCATCCATCTTTCCATCCCTTAATCTGTGAAAGCTCCAGCCTAAAAGACCTCCTTCCATCTGTCCATCAATAAATCCATAATTTCCTTTACTTCATCCTCAGACGTCCTCTTGGTAATCGTAACAACAGTTTCCATGTTCCCTTCTCCCCAGTCCTTCCCCAGACTCAGTAGCTTCTGCAGGCCTTACAGTCCTTCTGAGCCAACAGAGCCACAATTCCTGGGTCACCGGAACTCATAGATGGCTGCACTATGTTCTGGAACATGGGTGAGGTTCAGAGACTGGTACCTGTGAAGGAGATAGACAGTACTAGTTAGTGTGGAAAGTCAAGAGAGGAGAGATGCATTGGCCTGTCCCAAATCAACCTCTAGTCCTTGCCTCATATCTTACAGAGAACAGTGCATTCTGTTTAACTTGACTGAAATAAAAATCACATAACTTCATGCCCCACAGAAACAGGGCATGAACACCATTCTGACCTTGATAACCTGAGGACATCAAATATTTGCAAAACCAGtctaaataacaaataaaaagttaatctctcctctgctctcatcctcctagacctatctgctgcctttgatactgtgaaccatcagatcgtACTcttcaccctctccgagctgggcatctctggcgcggcccacgcttggattgcgtcctacctgacaggtcgctcctaccaggtggcgtggcgagaatctgtctccgcaccacgtgctctcaccactggtgtcccccagggctctgttgtaggccctctcctattctcgctatacaccaagtcacttggctccgtcatatcctcacatggtctctcatatcattgctatgcagacgacacacaattaatcttctcctttcccccttctgacaaccaggtggcgaatcgcatctctgcatgtctggcagacatatcagtgtggatgacggatcaccacctcaagctgaacctcggcaagacggagctgctcttcctcccggggaaggactgcccgttccatgatctcgccatcacggttgacaactcccttgtgtcctcctcccagagtgccaagagcctcggcgtgaccctggacaacaccctgtcgttctccactaacatcaaggcggtgacccgatcctgtaggttcatgctctacaacattcgcagagtacgaccctgcctcacacaggaagcggcgcaggtcctaatccaggcacttgtcatctcctgtctggattactgcaactcgctgttggctgggctccctgcctgtgccattaaacccctacaactcatccagaacgccgcagcccgtctagtgttcaaccttcccaagttctctcacgtcaccctgctcctccgctctctccactggcttccagttgaagctcgcatccgctacaagaccatggtgcttgcctacggagccgtgaggggaacggcacctccgtaccttcaggctctgatcaggccctacacccaaacaagggcactgcgttcatccacctctggcctgctcgcctccctacctctgaggaagcacagttcctgctcagcccagtcaaaactgttcgctgctctggcaccccaatgatggaacaagctccctcacgacgccaggacagcggagtcaatcatccccttccggagacacctgaaaccccacctctttaaggaatacctgggataggataagtaatccttctaaccccccccccttaaaagatttagatgcactattgtaaagtggttgttccactggatattataaggtgaatgcaccaatttgtaagtcgctctggataagagcgtctgctaaatgacttaaatgtaaatgttaatttaGAGAAAATAAATAATCAGAAGTGATGATGCACAGGAATATGTTCTAAGTTATCAGTCATAAACTGTTCATGAATTAACCCGTTGGTATTTAGTGTCCCGTTACCATTCTGAGCTCCTGTGGTAGTAGTACCCCTCAATGGTGGCTGTGGACTTCTGGAAGCAGATATAGTAGAAACCAGCAAAGGAAGCACCGCTGATGTCTTTAATTGTGTGATCAGGGACCAGGAACTGTTCCTGTGGAGGAAAACAACAGTTAGTACATCATTATAagccggggcggcaggtagcctagtggttagagcgttggactagtaaccgaaaggttgcaagttcaaatccccgagctgacaaagtacaaatctgtcgttctgcccctgaacaggcagttaacccactgttcctaggccgtcattgaaaataagaatttgttcttaactgacttgcctagttaaataaaggttaaaaaaatacattatacAGAGGAAATGTTTCCAAACTTCATTTGCATGTTTTCCTTGGTCAGGGAAGAAAAGGTGACATGCAGTCAGGTTTAAGCTTACCTTCCACCTCATGAAAATGTAGTCAGAGTTCTTCAGCTCATCGTAGTCAAACTCATCCGAGTTGAATGTTTTTGCATACTGGTAGAAGGCTTGGAATTTGCCCTGGAGCCCAAATAGAAAATGGTTAAAACACACCACATGGGGTCCTTTTGCTGGAACAGTACAATCTGTTAACAATCATAACTATTGTTGTTGCTCGACAAATCTACTGATATCAGACTCAGACAGTAAAAGCCAAACCACTCTTCTGTAGCAACCTGATCTCAGAAACACAGAACTAGAATCATGTGTAATTGCATCAGATGCTGGATAAGGTTCTAGGGGAGATGCATGAGAGGAGATATTAACCAGACATAAAAATAAACTCTTAGCACGGGCCAGCTTAATCGAATCCTCTCAATTGAAAGCTCCGCCCCCACTTTCAGCACAACCTTCAATCAATCCTGATATGACCAAATAAAAACCCAGAACAACTGTTGTTTGTCAGTCGTCGCATCCCAGAGTCTTTTGGAAGAAGTTCCAAAACCACTTGTTAAGTAGTCTGTCCACAAGAGATGAATAGCAACCCAACATCATTCATGGGGGGGTGGGAGGGGCAGGGGTGATGCCCCCACATTCTCACCAGACAAGATTAGCCTACTTCATTTGGATCTGAGGTCTAAAGCAGAGCAACGTTGGTGGAAAtcacgttttttttatttttattaggcTAAATTAAAGATCACATCTTCGATTTACCCAGTGCTTGCGatccacatcctcatctgcatcccacttcctggttagaaaTGGACGCTTCCTGCTGATGATCTCCCCAGCAAAGAACGTAGTCAGAGTGGGGTACTCCTATGGAAGAACATCacaacagagaaagagaaagaagttATAGGCTGggaatcaaatcaaaccaaattttatttgtcacaagtGAAAATGCTTACTTTAGAAGCCATTAACCAATAATgccgttcaagaaatagagttaagaaaaaaatttactaaataaaactacagtaaaataaataataacacGGCtttaaacagggggtaccggtaccaagtcaatgtgcggaggtacaggttagttgaagaCATttttacatgtacagttgaagtcgaaagtttacatacaacttagccaaatacatttaaactcagtttcacaattcctgacatttaatcctagtaaaacttccctgtcttacatccgttaggatcaccactttattttaagaatgtgaaatgtcagaataataaagagagaatattatttatttcaccttaatcatttcatcacattcccagtgggtcagaagtctacatacactcaattagtatttggtagcattgcctttaaattgtttaacttgggtcaaacgtcagttagccttccacaagcttcccacaataagttgggtgaattttggcacattcctcctgacagagctggtgtaactgagtcaggtttgtaggcctccttgctcgcacacactttttcagttctgcccacatattttccataggattgaggtcaaggctttgtgatggccactccaataccttgactttgttgtccttaagccattttgccacaacgttggaagtatgctcattgtctatttggaagacccatttgcgaccaagctttaacttcctgactgatgtcttgagatgttgcttcaatatatccacataattttcctacctcatgatgccatctattttgtgaagtgcaccagtccctcctgcagcaaagcacccccacaacatgatgctgccacccacgtgcttcacgtttgggatggtgtccttcggcttgcaagcctccccctttttcctccaaacataacgatggtcattatggccaaacagtcatatttttgtttcatcagaccagaggacatttctccaaaaagtacaatctttgtccccatgtgcagttgcaaaccatagtctgtttttttttatggcagttttggagcagtggcttcttccttgctgagcagcctttcaggttatgtcaatataggactcgttttactatggatatagatacttttgtacccgtttcctccagcatcttcacaaggtcctttgctgttgttctgggattgatttgcacttttcgcataaaagtacattcatctctaggagaaagaacgcatctccttcctgagtgataTGACAGctacatggtcccatggtgtttatacttgcgtacaattgtttgtacagatgaacaaggTACATtgaggcatttggaaatttctcccaaggatgaaccagacttgtagaggtctacaatttgttttctgaggtcttggctgattaattttgatttccccatgatgtcaaccaaagaggcactgagtttgaaggtaggccttgaaatacatccacaggtacacctccaattgactcaaatgatgtcaattagcctatcagaagcttctaaagccatgacataattttctggagttttccaagctgtttaaagtcagtcaacttagtgtatgtaaacttctgacccactggaattgtgatacagtgaattataagtgaaataatcggtctgtaaacaattgacttgtgtcttgcacaaagtagatgtcctaaccgacttgccaaaagtatagtttgttaacaagaaatgtgtggagtggttgaaaaactagttttaatgactccaacctaagtgcatctaaactaccgacttcaactgtaggtaggggaagtgactatgcatagataataaacagcaagtagcagcagtgtaaaaacaaagacagaacagtctatgacttgggtgactggagtcacagtttttttggccttcctctgacaccacctagtatataggtcctggatggcaggaagcttggccccagcgatgtactgggccgtacgcattaccctctgcagcgccttaaggtcggatgccgagcagttgccataccaggcggtgatgcaactgttcaggatactctcgatggtgcagctgtagaactttgaggatctggggacccatgccaaatcttttcaatctcctgagggggaataggttttgtcatgcccttttcacaactgtcttggtgtgtttggaccatgatagtttgtaggtgatgtggacaccaaggaacttgaaattcaAAGAGAAAGGGGGCATGTTCagctctccttttcctgtagtccacgatcagctcctttgtcttgctcacattgagggagaggttgttgttctggaaccacactgccaggtctctgaccccctccctataggctgtctcatcattgtcggtgatcaggcctaccattgttgtgtagtcagcaaacttaatgatggtgttggagtcgggagtacaggaggggactaagcacgcacccctgaggggccccagggttgaggatcagcgtagcagatgtgttgttgcctacccttaccaccgggggtagcccatcaggaagtccaggatctagttgcagagggaggtgtttagtcccagggtccttaggttagtgatgagctttgtgggcactacggtgttgaatgctgagctgtagtcaatgaacagcaatcAGAAACATGATGAAAATAAAAGCATGAGATTCAACCTCTATTTAACCTCTTTTCAGTATCACGTAATTCATTCTCACCTCTGTTAACCCTTTGATCTTCAAGTACCCACACAAGTATGAGGCTTCCATGGTCACATGCTGAAAGAAACAACACTTCATTGTGAATATAAAGGCTGGACATACAGAAAGTAAGACGAATGTAAAGCTGATTTCTGCTGGAGTCTCGGGACTGATAGGAGAGCTGGTAATGAAAATGTTAACCCTATCACATGTCACTTCCATTAATGATATGGTCATCCTAAAGCTAggtttaattaagcaataaggcctgagggggtgtggtatatggccaatatttccgctaagggctgttcttaagcacgacaacGAAGTGTGCCCGGACACAGCCCTTGGCcatggtatattagccatatcacaaacccctgaggtgccatattgctattataaactggttaccaacgtaattagaacagtaaaaatataaattgttgtggtatacggtctgatatacaacggctgtcagccaatcagcatttagggCTTGAACCACAAAGTTTATAACGGCTGTTAGAGCATCCCTGACAAAATGTAAGATGACACTGGCAGTAGGGCTGGgaaatatggccaaaatatcatatcaaaGTATTTTCCAAATTTGATGGTATGACGGTATTTAACGTTtttgaaaaaaaagttttttgctttgagtagtgcgtgaccctaCGTGGAAGCACATTCAATGGGTCATTCTTCATTCTGATTGAACAGTATATAACAATACAACCAAAAATAATTTCCATCAATTTCTGCATTCATTTGAGACAATTTCCACACTTTCACATAGGGCTGCATGATATGGGCAAAAAAAttaggccttatttttaaccaaacgtGATTTGACTGccgatttagatcaaaacacttgggtaactgttggaatcatggaaatagaatgattattataattacactactgttcaaaagcttggggtcacttagacatgtCCTTGTCTATGAAAGAAAAGTACAAATTTtgcacattaaaataacatcaaattgatcagaaatacagtgtagacattgttaatgttgtaaatgactattgtagctggaaacggc of Salmo salar chromosome ssa01, Ssal_v3.1, whole genome shotgun sequence contains these proteins:
- the cq039 gene encoding CQ039 protein; this encodes MPVPAGYLRNTPMAFTSSASLIPAPPINTHQPGVVASLLYSGSKFRGHQKSKGNSYDVEVVLQHVTMEASYLCGYLKIKGLTEEYPTLTTFFAGEIISRKRPFLTRKWDADEDVDRKHWGKFQAFYQYAKTFNSDEFDYDELKNSDYIFMRWKEQFLVPDHTIKDISGASFAGFYYICFQKSTATIEGYYYHRSSEWYQSLNLTHVPEHSAAIYEFR